The following nucleotide sequence is from Firmicutes bacterium ASF500.
GGAGCATCATAATACTCATCAGCAATAATCTCATTAAAGGTATCAATAATTTCTGAGTACAACGCATAAGACTTTATCTCAGTAACTTGTTCATGAATGACATTATCCTTATGCTGTTTTACTATCTCGTCTCGCAAATCTTTCAGTTCATCAATGTTTTTACCGGCTAATTCTCTCCGTGTAAATGAACCTATACGCATAAGAACATCAACAACGTTGTCTCTATCATCTGTATAAAGTGCAGGAGAAGTTGGTGAAAACAAATGGGCTTTATAAGCGTATATATCATCAATAAACACAGGGTCGCGTGGCACAGTCGAGAGAATAAAATCCACTTCGATAGTTTTGTCTACAAAAACGGATATAGAGCGATTTCTATGAGAAATAGAGATTAGCCCCGTATATCTCAAGTATCGGAAGCAAGCATCCGCATAGTCACGCATATTGCTCTTTTGAGTGGCAATAAACTTTTTCAAACTGGCATCGGTTGTTTCCCTTGTTCTTGTTTTCCCGGCAGCAATTCTATCTCCATGTATTTCTAAAATTGCGTTTTCCCATACCCTATTAACAAAACGCTTATATTGCCCCTTATTTTGTTCTTTTTCTTCTCTAAAATGTAAAATGGAATCCCGCACAATATCAAATTTGCGATAATCCGTCATTTGGACAGCAAATATCTTAAATTCATCGAATGTAATGTACTCCAATTCCCGAACTAATCTTAAAATTTCAAGGTAAGGACGAATGCAGAAAGTTCCAACAATGTTTTGGTTCTCTACATGATAGGGAGAGGGTAATTGAAACTTTAGTAATTGACGGAGAAAAATTTCCTGTGGACGCTTTCCATAAATAAAAGCGTTCCCTGCTTCTGTTAACTCTATGCAAGGTTTTAAGTCTATAAATCCTAATGCTTTCGGCGCCCGATTGATTCTGTCTCTGGCACTAAAAGCCTTATCCGCAGGAGAACCTTTTCCCTCAAAAAAATCACTTTGTGCTAATTCGTCGATAAACTGCTCTTGTGTTGATTTGTCCCATGCAAACCCCGAAAATTTTTCATGCAATAACTGAATTTCTGGTATCATCTTTGCGGGTGTTCTTGGCGAAGTAGTAAAAAAGAGTAGCTTATTATCAATTCTTGCCATTACAACACCTCCTCAATAGTTCTTTACAACAATGTGCATCTTATCATTGTTAAAACGGTTTCTTATATTGACAGAGTAATTTTTATAATATTCATCAAAGATATATTCGCCATAAAGTTCCTCTGTCAATGGTGTTTTTCCAATGACCATTAAGACACGACATGGTAAATTCCTAAAATCTGCGGCTAACCGTCTGTGTTCAGTTTCATCAAAACCATTCATCATGTCAATATTGCCATAGTCATTGAACACACAATCGTAGGGCGGGTCAAGAAAGATAAAGTCATCTTCTTCCGCCATATCAAAAACTTCTCTATAATCGAGATTAAACAACTCGGCGCGTTGTAGCAACTCGCTGTGTTGTTGCGTCACCAGCCTTGTATTAAGATTTGGGTATCGTCCAAATGGAACATTATATTCACCATTATTGTTATAGCGAATCATTCCAGAATAGGCTGTTTTATTGATGAAAAAGTATAAAACGCCGTCTAAGAAACTATCATCTGGGTGATTAAATAGTTCTCTCATACGGTAATATAAATCCTCATTTGCATTGGGGGCTCGTTCCTCTGGGGTTATCGCTTTTAGTCTCTTAAATTCTGCTTGATTGGCTTCATAAATTTTTTGAAGTGCATCAAGCTGTGTACGCATAGTGTGGTAGTCATCCCTTAACTGCTGATAAAATGTCATTAACCGGGCATTTGCGTCATTGATAATGGCGCTATCTGGTTCCAAATAAAAGAAAACTGCGCCGCCACCGAAAAATGGTTCAATGTAACGGTGAAAATCATCAGGTATATATTGAAGAAAGCGAGGGATTTCCCTTGATTTTCCTCCACGATATTTCAAAACCGGGTTCATCAGCACACCTCACTTTCTAAAAATTCTAAGCAGGAACTAAACTATTCCATTTTTATTGTAACACATCGAGCCATTCTTTACAACCCGCTTTCCTTTTGAAAAACTTTTTATTTTCCAGCCTGTTCAAACACCTGCTTCACAAAGTTTTGAAAGGCACCAGCCGTTTCCTCGTCCATAGCGATTGCCTGTTCAACCTGTGCGGCGACTGCCGC
It contains:
- the dpnM_1 gene encoding Modification methylase DpnIIA; this translates as MNPVLKYRGGKSREIPRFLQYIPDDFHRYIEPFFGGGAVFFYLEPDSAIINDANARLMTFYQQLRDDYHTMRTQLDALQKIYEANQAEFKRLKAITPEERAPNANEDLYYRMRELFNHPDDSFLDGVLYFFINKTAYSGMIRYNNNGEYNVPFGRYPNLNTRLVTQQHSELLQRAELFNLDYREVFDMAEEDDFIFLDPPYDCVFNDYGNIDMMNGFDETEHRRLAADFRNLPCRVLMVIGKTPLTEELYGEYIFDEYYKNYSVNIRNRFNNDKMHIVVKNY